A single genomic interval of Romboutsia ilealis harbors:
- a CDS encoding helix-turn-helix domain-containing protein, producing MENKKLMTVKEFAKEYGLGTNKAYEMVRAKGFPVITLGKKKLIVRDRIDEFLYKNIGNSF from the coding sequence ATGGAAAATAAAAAACTAATGACAGTTAAAGAATTTGCAAAAGAATATGGATTAGGAACTAATAAAGCTTATGAGATGGTAAGAGCTAAAGGATTTCCAGTAATAACATTAGGTAAAAAGAAGCTTATAGTAAGAGATAGAATAGATGAGTTTTTATATAAAAATATAGGTAATTCATTTTAG
- a CDS encoding helix-turn-helix domain-containing protein has translation MAIGDNIKRYRKINKMTQTELANKLNKSLRTIQKYESNEITPPPSVVRFISDIFNIDMNKLLDIEDDVYDDLLSEYIDQRLSKMSIDDIITLKNQQLYENELENKEYLYDKLEPKQLELLYLSKINQLEEFIKIKDKEIESCYKFIDKQGELINKLLSGGTDGK, from the coding sequence ATGGCGATAGGAGACAATATAAAAAGATATAGAAAAATAAATAAAATGACTCAAACTGAACTAGCTAATAAATTAAATAAATCATTACGAACTATACAAAAGTATGAATCTAATGAAATAACACCACCACCTAGTGTAGTTAGGTTTATATCGGATATATTCAATATAGATATGAATAAGTTACTAGACATAGAAGATGATGTATATGATGATCTATTAAGTGAATATATAGACCAAAGACTATCAAAAATGAGTATTGACGATATAATAACACTGAAAAATCAACAACTTTATGAAAATGAACTTGAAAACAAAGAATATTTATATGATAAATTAGAGCCAAAACAATTAGAATTACTTTATTTATCAAAAATTAATCAATTAGAAGAGTTTATAAAAATAAAGGATAAAGAAATTGAATCATGTTACAAGTTTATTGATAAACAAGGAGAATTAATAAATAAATTATTAAGTGGTGGTACTGATGGCAAATAA
- a CDS encoding helix-turn-helix domain-containing protein has protein sequence MFSLKLARIKKNLTQKQLAELVGVSSSTINRIETGKQVLKLDMLSKLAEVLEIQVNELLEVK, from the coding sequence ATGTTTAGTTTAAAGTTAGCAAGAATAAAGAAAAATTTAACTCAAAAACAATTGGCTGAGTTAGTTGGTGTATCATCATCAACAATAAACCGTATAGAAACTGGCAAACAAGTGTTAAAACTTGATATGCTTAGTAAATTAGCTGAAGTATTAGAAATACAAGTAAATGAGTTATTAGAGGTAAAATAG